From the Bacteroidia bacterium genome, one window contains:
- a CDS encoding NYN domain-containing protein, giving the protein MIIPAHDALIDGFLSFISGFVMSIIEFTKIAVFYDGNFFSHVSNYYQFHHRRHSRISISGLHDFIRQEIARTDGTDARYCQIVDAHYFRGRLRTVDADQRDVLVKERTFDDVLLREGVTTHYLPLSPTGEKGIDVWMALEAYELALLKRYEVCVLVASDGDFLPLVRKLNSVGTRVMVLGWDFRYTSREGQERETKTAQILLREATYPVMMSERIEQGSMIGDPAIQALFIPVNEARRQNAAARLQHKLRFDVDASHVPGQDGAAAAAVTEVSGLAADRPGGDTDGLTESDTASGAADPRSEPGNDRTENPEHATDSIFEVYPLADPSSTHSPLTDFGEEEYAPRVTGRIHYLRDGFGFITPDSGEENIYFFHADVRNAAFPDLTVNDQVEYTPGENFRGPAALDIVVLK; this is encoded by the coding sequence ATGATTATTCCGGCACACGATGCATTGATTGATGGTTTTCTTTCATTTATTTCGGGGTTCGTGATGTCCATTATCGAGTTCACCAAGATTGCCGTGTTTTATGACGGGAATTTCTTTTCGCACGTAAGCAATTACTATCAGTTTCATCACCGCAGGCATTCGCGCATCAGTATCAGCGGGTTGCACGATTTCATCCGTCAGGAGATAGCCAGAACCGACGGGACCGACGCTCGCTATTGTCAGATCGTGGATGCGCATTATTTTCGAGGCAGACTCAGAACCGTCGACGCCGATCAGCGCGATGTGCTGGTGAAGGAGCGGACCTTTGATGATGTGCTGCTTCGCGAAGGTGTGACGACGCACTACCTTCCGCTCTCCCCGACTGGTGAGAAAGGCATCGATGTCTGGATGGCGCTCGAAGCATACGAACTCGCGCTGTTGAAACGCTATGAGGTATGCGTGCTGGTAGCGAGCGATGGGGATTTTCTGCCGCTGGTGAGGAAATTGAATTCCGTCGGAACCCGTGTCATGGTGCTTGGCTGGGATTTCCGTTACACCTCACGCGAAGGGCAGGAGCGTGAAACGAAAACAGCCCAAATCCTTCTCCGCGAAGCCACCTATCCGGTGATGATGTCCGAGCGTATCGAACAGGGAAGCATGATTGGTGATCCCGCAATCCAGGCGCTCTTCATTCCCGTCAACGAAGCCCGACGCCAGAATGCGGCGGCCCGTCTGCAGCATAAACTCCGCTTCGATGTGGATGCGTCGCACGTGCCCGGCCAGGACGGGGCTGCTGCTGCGGCGGTGACAGAGGTCTCTGGTCTTGCTGCGGATCGCCCCGGTGGAGACACCGATGGGTTGACCGAGTCAGATACTGCGTCCGGAGCGGCGGATCCGCGCAGCGAACCCGGGAACGACAGGACGGAGAATCCGGAGCATGCGACGGACTCCATCTTCGAGGTGTATCCCCTCGCGGACCCGTCTTCGACGCATTCCCCATTGACGGACTTTGGTGAAGAGGAGTATGCACCGCGTGTCACAGGGAGAATACATTACCTGCGTGACGGATTCGGATTTATCACACCCGATTCCGGTGAGGAAAATATTTACTTCTTCCATGCGGATGTGCGTAATGCGGCCTTCCCTGATCTCACAGTAAACGATCAGGTGGAGTACACACCGGGAGAGAATTTCCGTGGTCCGGCCGCACTGGATATTGTCGTCTTGAAATAA
- a CDS encoding T9SS type A sorting domain-containing protein codes for MKRFLSSIQLFAVCALLGSATTVLAQNGGTSANGPSTNALLPPTTAFSTFVGPAEIRGDYVAGGVGMRNVGSGTINLSIPAGATLRKAYLFWAVIWQGTPPSANGDLNSTTVTGALLGSSGSPCWGGDAINFYGADVTGVAVSGMNSLSNFPSGLTNNAPPQGNVVYPLMEGATLVLVFNHPMWDYNTISIHTGSVTFALQSYGLFAGAFTGWTAGNPADQLAQNTFVVADGQAIFAGDGTGFNATATSGPTTGIKTADAFDGADGIVPVSASDGLWDTHTLDVSSFFPNGVATNANPEVLAGSGADCLTWGVHIISVKTRVNAHVDVKPGSCPNSFNPGNKGNLPVAILGSAGFDVTNIDPATVKLNGVSRTGGTSVSDVSMPYGMFQMGCMDCNYGGPDLMNDLVVHFKSQDVAATLGQVAFNDCVPVEITGNFYDGTPFVGYDILRIVGGSPKDAPEAIAGFALQLDQNSPNPIVEATSFSYTLPAEGFMQLAVYNALGQKIATVAQGVQPAGSHMVSWNGLSDNGARVAPGVYLYRLETGSQSISKKLLISK; via the coding sequence ATGAAACGTTTTCTTTCTTCGATACAGCTGTTCGCTGTTTGTGCTCTGCTCGGTAGTGCCACTACGGTACTCGCGCAGAATGGCGGTACGAGTGCCAACGGTCCGTCCACGAACGCGTTGCTCCCTCCCACGACCGCCTTCTCTACCTTTGTCGGACCGGCGGAGATCCGGGGGGACTATGTGGCCGGCGGCGTCGGCATGCGCAACGTCGGTTCCGGAACAATCAACCTCTCCATCCCCGCAGGCGCCACGTTACGTAAGGCGTACTTATTCTGGGCTGTTATCTGGCAAGGGACCCCTCCCTCCGCAAACGGTGATCTGAACAGCACCACGGTCACCGGCGCTCTGCTCGGTTCGAGCGGTTCCCCCTGTTGGGGCGGTGATGCAATCAACTTCTATGGCGCCGACGTCACGGGTGTTGCCGTGAGCGGTATGAACAGTCTCAGCAATTTCCCCAGCGGATTAACCAATAATGCTCCCCCACAGGGGAATGTCGTGTATCCGCTCATGGAAGGCGCGACGCTGGTGCTCGTGTTCAACCACCCGATGTGGGACTACAATACCATTTCCATTCATACCGGCTCGGTCACCTTCGCCCTTCAGAGCTATGGCCTTTTCGCGGGTGCGTTCACGGGCTGGACTGCGGGTAATCCCGCCGATCAGCTCGCACAGAACACCTTCGTTGTCGCTGACGGACAGGCAATATTCGCGGGTGACGGTACGGGCTTCAACGCGACGGCCACAAGCGGACCGACCACGGGCATCAAGACCGCGGACGCATTCGACGGCGCTGACGGTATTGTACCGGTATCCGCATCCGACGGATTGTGGGACACGCACACGCTGGACGTCAGTTCCTTCTTCCCGAATGGCGTCGCGACCAATGCGAATCCGGAAGTTCTCGCCGGGAGCGGTGCCGACTGCCTCACCTGGGGTGTGCACATCATTTCCGTCAAGACGCGTGTCAACGCCCATGTGGACGTCAAACCCGGTTCCTGCCCGAATTCGTTCAATCCTGGAAACAAGGGTAATCTTCCGGTCGCGATCCTCGGCTCCGCGGGTTTTGACGTCACAAACATTGATCCGGCAACTGTGAAATTGAACGGCGTCTCCCGCACCGGTGGCACGAGCGTCTCGGATGTGTCCATGCCCTACGGTATGTTCCAAATGGGATGCATGGATTGCAACTACGGTGGCCCGGATCTCATGAACGACCTCGTCGTGCATTTCAAATCGCAGGATGTAGCCGCAACATTGGGTCAGGTCGCGTTCAATGACTGCGTCCCTGTCGAGATTACCGGTAACTTCTACGACGGCACGCCGTTCGTGGGTTACGATATTCTCCGCATCGTCGGTGGTTCGCCGAAGGATGCGCCCGAAGCCATTGCGGGCTTCGCGCTGCAGCTCGACCAGAACTCCCCGAATCCCATTGTCGAAGCCACAAGCTTCAGCTATACGCTTCCCGCCGAGGGATTCATGCAGCTGGCCGTGTACAACGCGCTCGGACAGAAGATCGCCACCGTTGCACAGGGTGTGCAGCCCGCCGGTTCACATATGGTGAGCTGGAATGGTTTGAGCGACAACGGCGCCCGCGTCGCACCCGGGGTATACCTCTATCGCCTCGAGACCGGCAGCCAGAGCATTTCGAAGAAGCTGCTCATTTCGAAATAA
- a CDS encoding T9SS type A sorting domain-containing protein, protein MKRFLSPIQTLAVCALFATAVQLHAQNGGTAVNNGPSTNVLFPPTVGLTQMESYEIQGDYIAAGVGMRNVGSGTINLSIPAGATLRKAYLFWAIIWDTTPPSATGELNSTPISGALLGSSGSPCWGGTAINFYAADVTNEAVSGVNNLSGFPSGLTDNSAPIGNATFPLLEGATLVLVFSHPLWDYNTISIYTGANTFSLEPSILYNVGTYTGRDAGNPADQLAQHTYIVADGQARFLGDGTAFNGTPTSGPTTAVKTGDAFDGEDGIVPVSATDGLWDTHTLDVSSFFPHGVSTNAVPEASAGSGGDCITWGAHIISVKTALNAHVDVKPGSCPNSFNVQQKGNLPVAILGSAGFDVTDIDPATIMLNGVARSGGVSISDSAMPYGMFQMGCMDCNTGGADGFDDLVVHFNAQAVSATLGLVATNDCVPVEITGMFYDGTPFSGTDILRIINNSPKDSPNGIAGFALQLDQNSPNPIVEATSFSYTLPAEGFMQLAVYNALGQKIATVAQGVQPAGSHMVSWNGLSDNGARVAPGVYLYRLETGSQSISKKLLISK, encoded by the coding sequence ATGAAGCGTTTTCTTTCCCCCATACAGACACTCGCCGTTTGCGCTCTGTTCGCTACGGCAGTGCAGCTTCACGCACAGAACGGCGGCACCGCCGTCAACAATGGTCCTTCGACGAACGTGCTCTTCCCGCCGACTGTCGGGTTAACACAAATGGAGTCATACGAGATCCAGGGCGATTATATCGCAGCCGGGGTTGGGATGCGCAACGTCGGTTCCGGCACAATCAACCTTTCGATTCCCGCAGGAGCAACTCTGCGAAAGGCGTACTTGTTCTGGGCTATCATTTGGGACACGACACCTCCCAGTGCAACCGGAGAGCTGAACAGTACGCCAATTTCGGGAGCGCTGCTCGGTTCGAGTGGATCTCCGTGTTGGGGCGGCACCGCCATTAATTTCTATGCCGCGGACGTCACAAACGAGGCCGTCAGCGGTGTGAACAACCTGAGCGGCTTTCCCAGTGGCCTGACGGACAATTCTGCGCCGATTGGTAATGCGACGTTCCCGCTTCTTGAAGGTGCGACACTGGTGCTCGTATTCAGTCATCCGCTGTGGGATTACAATACGATTTCGATATACACCGGTGCGAACACTTTTTCGCTGGAACCATCCATTCTCTACAACGTCGGCACCTACACCGGTCGTGATGCAGGCAATCCCGCAGATCAGCTTGCACAGCATACTTACATTGTGGCCGACGGCCAGGCGCGATTCCTTGGCGATGGTACGGCATTCAACGGCACGCCAACGAGCGGCCCGACCACAGCGGTAAAGACAGGGGATGCGTTTGACGGCGAAGACGGCATTGTTCCCGTTTCGGCCACCGACGGGCTGTGGGATACGCACACTCTCGATGTGAGTTCCTTCTTCCCGCATGGTGTATCCACGAACGCCGTTCCGGAGGCCAGTGCTGGTTCCGGGGGCGACTGCATCACCTGGGGTGCGCACATCATATCGGTCAAAACAGCACTCAACGCCCATGTGGACGTCAAACCCGGTTCCTGCCCGAACTCTTTCAATGTGCAGCAAAAAGGCAATCTCCCGGTTGCAATTCTTGGATCAGCGGGATTTGACGTCACCGATATCGATCCGGCGACCATTATGCTCAACGGCGTCGCACGTTCCGGCGGCGTTTCCATTTCCGATTCGGCTATGCCGTACGGGATGTTCCAGATGGGATGCATGGACTGCAACACTGGCGGAGCGGATGGATTTGACGACCTCGTTGTGCATTTCAATGCGCAGGCGGTTTCCGCGACATTGGGTCTGGTTGCGACCAACGACTGCGTACCCGTGGAGATTACCGGCATGTTCTATGACGGCACGCCGTTCTCAGGAACAGATATCCTCCGCATCATCAACAACTCTCCGAAGGACTCCCCGAACGGTATCGCGGGCTTCGCGCTGCAGCTCGACCAGAATTCCCCGAATCCCATTGTCGAAGCCACAAGCTTCAGCTATACGCTTCCCGCCGAGGGATTCATGCAGCTTGCGGTGTACAACGCGCTCGGACAGAAGATCGCCACCGTTGCACAGGGTGTGCAGCCCGCCGGTTCACATATGGTGAGCTGGAATGGTTTGAGCGACAACGGCGCCCGCGTCGCACCCGGGGTATACCTCTATCGCCTCGAGACCGGCAGCCAGAGCATTTCGAAGAAGCTGCTCATTTCGAAATAA
- a CDS encoding T9SS type A sorting domain-containing protein: MKHLLSSIQILVVAGLVAAAVPIQAQDGTAASSNGPTANTFYGTQHPFVQLYSEEIQGDYVAAGTGMWTSSTGNINLTIPPGASIEKAFLFWGVLWSGTIPSSSCTFNNTNISGVSLGSSGSPCRGGSGLIFFYADVTSVAVSGNNTIDNVPNGVTTYPLTEGATLVLVYKHPAWDYNTVTVVGGPSTFVFEVVTRGLGTYTAYSAGNPGDQVVQHTYIVADGQNAGADGTAFNSTATSGPGTGILDPDTFTASDGPIWDTRTFDVSSIFSVGTPTSANATISSAALAGFGDCLTWGAHVISVKTALNAFVDVKPGTCPNPFNVSSKGVLPVAILGSAGFDVANIDPSTVTLNGVPRTAGMGISDVGTPYGSFASGCNDCSAAGPDMTNDLTLHFSSAALAATLGSVATNDCVPVVIAGQFYDGTPFSGTDILRIINNAPKDSPNGVAGFELQLDQNSPNPVVGGTSFSYTLPAEGFMQLAVYNALGQKIATVAQGVQPGGSHMVSWNGLSDNGARVAPGVYLYRLETGSQSISKKLLISK, encoded by the coding sequence ATGAAACATCTCCTTTCTTCTATACAGATTCTCGTTGTGGCGGGACTTGTCGCAGCAGCCGTACCGATACAGGCTCAAGACGGCACGGCCGCAAGCAGCAACGGACCAACCGCAAATACATTTTACGGGACGCAACATCCGTTCGTCCAGCTCTACTCAGAGGAGATCCAGGGCGATTATGTCGCCGCGGGAACCGGAATGTGGACAAGCAGCACCGGAAACATCAATCTCACGATCCCGCCTGGTGCTTCGATCGAGAAAGCCTTTCTTTTTTGGGGTGTGCTCTGGTCCGGAACGATCCCATCGAGCAGTTGCACCTTCAACAACACGAATATCAGCGGCGTTTCGCTGGGGTCGAGCGGTTCTCCATGCCGTGGCGGAAGCGGGTTGATCTTCTTCTACGCTGATGTTACAAGTGTGGCCGTCAGTGGCAACAACACGATTGACAATGTACCGAACGGAGTGACGACATATCCTTTAACCGAGGGTGCAACTCTCGTTCTCGTATACAAGCATCCGGCATGGGATTACAACACGGTGACAGTGGTTGGCGGACCGTCAACATTTGTATTCGAGGTTGTAACCAGAGGGCTGGGTACGTATACCGCATACTCTGCTGGCAATCCCGGAGACCAGGTTGTACAGCATACTTATATCGTCGCTGACGGACAGAACGCGGGCGCGGATGGAACAGCCTTCAACAGCACGGCAACGAGCGGACCGGGTACCGGCATTCTTGACCCGGATACCTTTACCGCATCCGACGGTCCTATCTGGGATACACGCACATTTGATGTAAGTTCGATTTTCTCTGTTGGGACACCGACCTCGGCAAACGCAACGATCTCAAGCGCCGCGTTGGCAGGCTTCGGCGATTGTCTCACCTGGGGTGCGCATGTCATCTCCGTGAAAACCGCACTCAACGCGTTTGTTGACGTGAAGCCCGGCACCTGTCCGAATCCGTTCAACGTGAGCAGCAAGGGTGTTCTCCCTGTAGCCATTCTCGGTTCCGCCGGCTTCGACGTTGCCAATATCGATCCGTCTACGGTCACACTCAATGGTGTACCCCGCACTGCCGGCATGGGAATCTCCGATGTCGGAACACCGTATGGCAGTTTCGCTTCGGGCTGCAATGACTGCTCTGCCGCCGGACCCGATATGACGAACGATCTCACACTCCACTTCAGTTCGGCAGCCCTCGCCGCCACGCTCGGAAGCGTCGCGACCAACGACTGCGTTCCTGTTGTCATCGCCGGTCAGTTCTATGACGGCACTCCGTTCAGCGGAACCGACATCCTTCGTATCATCAACAACGCACCGAAAGATTCTCCGAACGGCGTCGCGGGCTTCGAGCTGCAGCTCGACCAGAATTCCCCGAATCCCGTCGTGGGCGGCACCAGCTTCAGCTACACGCTTCCCGCCGAGGGATTCATGCAGCTTGCGGTGTACAACGCGCTCGGACAGAAAATCGCCACCGTTGCGCAGGGTGTGCAGCCCGGAGGTTCACATATGGTGAGCTGGAACGGTTTGAGCGATAACGGCGCCCGTGTCGCACCCGGGGTATACCTCTATCGCCTCGAGACAGGCAGCCAGAGCATTTCGAAGAAGCTGTTGATTTCGAAATAA